The bacterium sequence TGCCGAGCGGCTGGCCCTCGCCGGTCACGATGTCCGCGCCGTACTCGCCCGGCGGCTTGATGAGGCCGAGGCTGAGGGGTTCGGCGATGGCGACCACGAGGAGCGCGCCGCGGTCGTGGACCGCCTTGGCGAGCGCCTGACCGTCCTCGATGCAGCCGAAGAAGTTCGGCGATTGCACGATCACCGCCGCGGTGTCGTCGGTGACGGCCTCGCGCACCGCGTCCGGCGAGGTCACGCCGTCCCGCGCGGGCAGGTCCTTCACGGTGATCGGCAGGTGCGTCGTATACGTGCGGAGGACCTGCCGGTACTCCGGGTGGAGCGCGCTCGAGATGAGCACCCGGCTGCGCTTCGTCAGGTCCGCGGCCATCGCGGCCGCTTCGCCCGTCGCGCTCGCGCCGTCGTACATCGAGGCGTTCGCGACGTCCATCGCGAGCAGCTCGCACATCATCGTCTGGTACTCGTAGATCGCCTGCAGCTCGCCCTGCATCAGCTCGGCCTGGTAGGGGGTGTAGGCCGTGAGAAACTCGGGCTTGAGGGCGAGATGCGGCACGGTACTAGGGACGAAGTGGTCGTAGGCGCCGGCGCCGAGAAAACAGGCGACCCGGTCGCAGTCCACGTTCCGGGCGGCGAGCGTGCGCATGTGCGCGAGCAGGTCCGGGTCCGGCATCGCCGGCGGCAGGTCGAGCGGGCGGGTGAGCCGCACCTCCGCCGGGATATCCGCGAACAGATCTTCCACCGTACGCGCGCCGGCGCTCCGGAGCATGCGCTCCCGCTCGGCGGGGGTGGCCGGGATGTACTTCACGAAGTCGCTTCCCCCACGAGCGAGGCGTAGGCGGTTGCGTCCATCAACTGATCCAGCTCCTTCATGTCTTTGGGTTCGACGACGATCATCCACGCCTGGCCGTAGGGGTCGGTGTTGATCATCTCCGGCTTCTCGGCGAGACCCTGGTTGATCTCGACGACTGTACCCGAGACCGGCGCGTAGAGGTCGCTCACCGCCTTGACCGACTCGACGACCCCGAACGTCTGCATGAACGAGACCGACGAGCCGACCTGGGGCAGCTCGACGTATACCACGTCGGAGAGCTTGTCCGCGGCGAACTTCGTGATGCCGATGCGGACGCGCTTGCCCTCGACCTTGGCCCATTCATGTTCTCTTGAATACCGCAGCTCCTTGGGATACACGCGCCCCCTCCTTATGTCGCGCCGGTCTTCGGGCGCGTGTAGAACGGCGTCTTCACGATCACGGCCGGCGCCGCGCGTCCGCGGATCTCGACGGCGATCCGGCTCTCCGGCGCCGCGTGCGACGGCGGCACGAACGCCAGGCCAATGTTTTTCTCCACCGTGGGTCCGAAGCTCCCGCTCGTCACCGCGCCGGCCTTCCGCCCGTCGATCACGACCGGGAAGCCGTGCCGCGCGATGGCGCGGTCCTCGAGGACGAAGCCGGCCAGGCGGCGCGCGGTGCCTTCGGCTTTCTGCCGGCGCAGCACGTCCGCGCCGATGAACTCGCCCTTCTGCACCTTGACCACCCAGGAGAGGCCGACTTCCATCGGTGTCGTCGTGGTGTCCATGTCGTTGCCGTGGAGCAGGAGCCCCGCCTCGAGCCGGAGCGTGTCCCGCGCCCCGAGCCCCGCCGGCATGATGCCGTCCGGCGTGCCGGCGTCGAGCACCGCGTTCCAGAGGTGGACCGCATCCTCGGCCGCGGCGTACAGTTCGAAACCGTCCTCGCCGGTGTAGCCGGTTCGCGAGACGATCGCCCGCCGCCCCGCGACCTCGACCCCTTCCCTAAACCAATAGTACTTGATCGCGTCCACCGGCTCGCGCGTCAGGCGCGAGAGAAGCGCGACCGCCCGCGGGCCCTGCAGCGCCAAGAGCGCCGTCTCGGCGGAGACGTCGGTCAGCGCGACCCCGCTCCGCGGCAGGTGCGAGCGC is a genomic window containing:
- the gcvPA gene encoding aminomethyl-transferring glycine dehydrogenase subunit GcvPA, whose translation is MKYIPATPAERERMLRSAGARTVEDLFADIPAEVRLTRPLDLPPAMPDPDLLAHMRTLAARNVDCDRVACFLGAGAYDHFVPSTVPHLALKPEFLTAYTPYQAELMQGELQAIYEYQTMMCELLAMDVANASMYDGASATGEAAAMAADLTKRSRVLISSALHPEYRQVLRTYTTHLPITVKDLPARDGVTSPDAVREAVTDDTAAVIVQSPNFFGCIEDGQALAKAVHDRGALLVVAIAEPLSLGLIKPPGEYGADIVTGEGQPLGNALNFGGPYLGIMATRQEFVRRIPGRLVGRTVDTGGRPGYVLTLQTREQHIRRAKATSNICTNEALNALIAAVYLSTLGKQGVRDVAELNARKAHYLRERIAQVPGYSLPFAAPVFNEFVVKCPVAPEEINKRLLEHGILGGLPLGRFYPDLADCWLLCVTERRSRQELDQLVGHLETVQ
- the gcvH gene encoding glycine cleavage system protein GcvH yields the protein MYPKELRYSREHEWAKVEGKRVRIGITKFAADKLSDVVYVELPQVGSSVSFMQTFGVVESVKAVSDLYAPVSGTVVEINQGLAEKPEMINTDPYGQAWMIVVEPKDMKELDQLMDATAYASLVGEATS
- the gcvT gene encoding glycine cleavage system aminomethyltransferase GcvT; amino-acid sequence: MAEQTLKRTPLHAVHVAAGARMVPFGGWDMPVQYAGIIEEHRAVRTRAGLFDVSHMGEVDLSGPGALDFIQRLVTNDLGRIAVGQAMYTAMCTPEGGIIDDLLVYHLGDARYMAVVNAANTDGDLAWMRSHLPRSGVALTDVSAETALLALQGPRAVALLSRLTREPVDAIKYYWFREGVEVAGRRAIVSRTGYTGEDGFELYAAAEDAVHLWNAVLDAGTPDGIMPAGLGARDTLRLEAGLLLHGNDMDTTTTPMEVGLSWVVKVQKGEFIGADVLRRQKAEGTARRLAGFVLEDRAIARHGFPVVIDGRKAGAVTSGSFGPTVEKNIGLAFVPPSHAAPESRIAVEIRGRAAPAVIVKTPFYTRPKTGAT